The Raoultibacter phocaeensis genome includes a window with the following:
- a CDS encoding ABC transporter ATP-binding protein encodes MDAVIETRNLTKRYGDFAALRQASVTVRRGDIYGVVGDNGAGKTTLFKLLCGLSFPTEGEVRLFDAHTQSELERQRSRIGAIIEQPGFFPNLSVEKNLEYYRIQKGVPGKQAVSELLELMKLTYAKKRSCKNLSMGMKQRLGLAMALLGEPEVLVLDEPTSGLDPSGIVEMRELLRKLNREKGITIVLSSHNLAELEQLATTYAFVSHGRILEQVSAERLAARCADCIDIGVSDAERYTVLLEKTFGQVRYQVLPDATVRILDPNLGIEAYSALAADEGMTLFKLERKRMSLEQYYLDLKEQGVA; translated from the coding sequence ATGGATGCAGTGATCGAAACAAGGAACCTCACGAAGCGCTACGGCGATTTCGCAGCGCTTCGCCAAGCGAGCGTTACGGTGCGCCGCGGTGATATCTACGGGGTAGTGGGTGACAACGGAGCGGGGAAGACGACGCTGTTCAAGCTCTTGTGCGGGCTTTCGTTTCCAACCGAGGGCGAGGTTCGTCTGTTCGATGCGCATACGCAAAGCGAGCTTGAGCGGCAGCGCTCGCGCATCGGCGCAATCATCGAGCAGCCCGGGTTCTTCCCCAACCTGAGCGTTGAGAAGAATCTGGAGTACTACCGCATACAGAAGGGCGTTCCCGGCAAACAGGCGGTGTCGGAGCTGCTTGAACTGATGAAGCTCACCTATGCGAAAAAACGCTCATGCAAGAACCTCTCGATGGGCATGAAGCAGCGGCTGGGGCTTGCGATGGCGCTTTTGGGCGAACCCGAGGTGCTTGTGCTTGACGAGCCGACGAGCGGGCTCGATCCGAGCGGTATCGTGGAGATGCGCGAGTTGTTGCGAAAGCTCAATCGCGAGAAAGGCATCACCATTGTGCTTTCGAGCCATAACTTGGCCGAGCTTGAACAGCTGGCGACCACGTACGCGTTTGTGAGCCACGGACGCATACTCGAGCAGGTAAGCGCCGAGCGGCTTGCCGCGCGGTGCGCCGATTGCATCGACATCGGCGTATCGGATGCCGAACGCTACACTGTGCTGCTGGAAAAAACGTTCGGGCAGGTGCGGTACCAAGTGCTTCCCGATGCCACCGTACGCATTCTCGATCCGAATCTCGGCATCGAAGCGTACAGCGCGCTCGCTGCCGATGAGGGCATGACCCTTTTCAAACTCGAGCGAAAGCGCATGTCGCTTGAGCAGTACTATCTGGATTTGAAAGAACAGGGGGTTGCGTAA
- a CDS encoding methionyl aminopeptidase, producing MYDGEPLPGRNDECWCGSGRKYKKCHIDFDERLELLYEQGFEVPPRSLLKSHKDIEGIKKSAIVNIGVLDYVAERIGPGVTTGEIDRWVHNYTVEHGAVPAPLDYEGFPKSVCTSINEVVCHGIPSDDEVLAEGDIVNVDCSTILDGYFSDSSRMFCIGEVDPEKKRLVEVTKESIDKALSQVKPWGLLGDVGHVVNEFAKEHGYSVVREFGGHGIGIEFHEDPFVSFVAKPNTGMVLVPGLVFTIEPMINAGKPEIDMSDPNGWTVRTKDGSATAQWEIQLAVTEDGYELLSW from the coding sequence ATGTACGATGGAGAACCACTACCTGGACGCAACGACGAATGCTGGTGCGGCAGCGGCAGGAAATACAAGAAATGCCACATCGACTTCGATGAGCGCCTGGAGCTGCTGTACGAGCAGGGTTTCGAAGTGCCCCCGCGAAGCCTTCTCAAATCGCACAAGGATATCGAGGGCATCAAGAAAAGCGCCATTGTGAACATCGGCGTGCTCGATTATGTAGCCGAGCGAATCGGTCCGGGCGTGACGACCGGCGAGATCGATCGATGGGTGCACAACTACACGGTCGAGCATGGGGCCGTTCCCGCGCCACTTGACTACGAGGGTTTCCCGAAAAGCGTCTGTACCTCCATCAACGAAGTTGTCTGCCACGGTATTCCTTCGGATGACGAGGTCCTCGCCGAGGGCGATATCGTCAACGTCGATTGCTCCACGATTCTCGACGGCTACTTCTCTGATTCGTCGCGTATGTTCTGTATCGGCGAGGTCGATCCTGAGAAGAAGCGCCTCGTCGAGGTGACGAAGGAGTCGATCGACAAGGCGCTTTCACAGGTAAAACCTTGGGGCCTGCTCGGCGATGTCGGCCATGTCGTTAACGAATTCGCCAAGGAGCACGGCTACTCGGTCGTACGCGAGTTCGGCGGTCATGGCATCGGGATCGAATTCCATGAGGATCCGTTCGTGAGCTTCGTGGCAAAGCCCAACACGGGCATGGTGCTCGTCCCCGGGCTCGTCTTCACCATAGAGCCGATGATCAACGCAGGTAAGCCCGAGATCGACATGAGCGATCCGAACGGTTGGACGGTTCGCACGAAAGATGGCAGCGCGACGGCCCAGTGGGAAATACAACTTGCGGTGACCGAGGACGGCTACGAGCTGCTTTCTTGGTAA
- a CDS encoding amino acid ABC transporter permease produces MHTASGFLRKRVWGVAAAVVAATLALSFALPIQAHALEVERWTAKPNKDGDSTTVLGATATRVTWQGQSDEGESVASVTIEFPEGSTVEAENVKTTVLSGLDRLEAEAQASVQGTAVVVTLAEPAPAGALIMIECNRALLPGEGGTFGLAGSYTTADGQSLEMPATDQVITVSGTSPTEQASSWLSEQEWVKAWNSNKFLHLFFDPSLIVTSVPALLSGWLVSLGLVIVSFPLAIPLGLIWSFLRMAKHRLPRAIGATYINIVRGTPLFLQLYIAFFGLPLMGVQMDPFMMGAIVLIMNSSAYLAEIFRAGIQSINKGQSEAARSLGMSGVQTMFFVIIPQTVRRVIPTMTSEFILMYKDTSLLAAVGVMELMMYAKTITAATGNVTPYIVAAGFYLIVTIPMTKFINSMEARMANGHRKHKKTDGGSGDSPSASFEPGSDAAVARSIRMSETFAGPAEADAAAQLKKEAQLGSNHMSH; encoded by the coding sequence ATGCATACCGCTTCAGGTTTTTTGCGGAAACGCGTATGGGGCGTTGCGGCGGCGGTTGTCGCTGCAACGCTCGCCCTCTCGTTCGCCTTGCCGATCCAAGCGCATGCCCTCGAAGTGGAGCGCTGGACCGCCAAGCCGAACAAGGACGGCGACAGTACAACGGTTCTCGGCGCTACGGCGACGCGGGTAACATGGCAGGGGCAATCCGACGAGGGAGAATCGGTGGCCAGCGTGACCATCGAGTTTCCCGAGGGGTCGACGGTTGAAGCCGAGAACGTTAAAACAACGGTGCTTTCTGGACTCGATCGTCTCGAGGCGGAAGCCCAGGCGAGCGTCCAGGGCACTGCCGTTGTGGTTACGCTTGCAGAGCCAGCGCCTGCAGGTGCGCTCATCATGATCGAGTGCAACCGAGCTCTTCTACCTGGCGAAGGCGGAACGTTCGGGCTTGCGGGCAGCTACACCACGGCCGACGGGCAGAGCCTCGAAATGCCCGCCACCGATCAGGTTATCACCGTTTCGGGCACCTCGCCGACTGAGCAGGCATCGTCGTGGCTCAGCGAGCAGGAATGGGTCAAGGCGTGGAACTCAAACAAGTTCCTGCACCTTTTCTTCGATCCGTCGCTTATCGTCACCTCGGTTCCGGCTTTGCTCTCGGGCTGGCTCGTATCGCTCGGGCTCGTGATCGTCAGTTTCCCGCTCGCCATTCCGCTCGGTCTCATCTGGTCGTTCTTGCGTATGGCGAAACACCGCCTCCCGCGTGCGATCGGGGCAACCTACATCAACATCGTGCGTGGTACACCTCTGTTCCTCCAGCTCTATATCGCGTTTTTCGGTTTGCCGCTCATGGGCGTGCAGATGGATCCGTTCATGATGGGAGCCATCGTGCTCATCATGAACTCGAGTGCGTATTTGGCGGAGATATTCCGCGCAGGTATCCAGTCCATCAACAAAGGGCAGTCCGAAGCGGCGCGCTCGCTTGGCATGAGCGGCGTGCAGACCATGTTCTTCGTCATCATCCCACAGACCGTGCGGCGCGTCATTCCTACGATGACGAGCGAGTTCATCCTCATGTACAAAGACACCTCGCTTTTGGCCGCCGTCGGCGTCATGGAACTGATGATGTACGCGAAAACCATTACGGCAGCGACCGGCAACGTAACGCCCTACATCGTGGCAGCAGGCTTCTACCTCATCGTAACCATCCCCATGACCAAGTTCATCAACTCGATGGAAGCGCGCATGGCCAACGGGCATCGCAAGCATAAGAAGACAGACGGCGGTTCGGGAGATTCGCCGAGCGCATCGTTTGAGCCCGGTTCCGATGCCGCGGTGGCCCGTTCGATCCGCATGTCCGAGACGTTCGCCGGCCCGGCCGAGGCCGATGCGGCTGCGCAGCTGAAGAAGGAAGCGCAGCTGGGCAGCAACCATATGAGCCATTAG
- the ahpC gene encoding alkyl hydroperoxide reductase subunit C, translating into MSMINREIDDFSVQAFHEDDFVTVTKDDVLGGWSVFFFYPADFTFVCPTELEDLAALYDQFQEAGCEIYSVSTDTHFVHKAWHDTSENIAKLPFPMLADPTHKLADIFDVYIEEEGVSERGSFVVNPEGRIVCYEVNAGNIGRNAAELLRRVQASQYVAEHGDAVCPARWMPGAEVLHPGIDLVGKL; encoded by the coding sequence ATGTCTATGATCAACCGCGAAATCGACGATTTCTCCGTGCAGGCTTTCCATGAAGACGACTTCGTTACCGTAACGAAGGACGACGTGCTCGGGGGCTGGTCGGTATTCTTCTTCTATCCCGCCGACTTCACGTTCGTGTGCCCGACCGAGCTAGAGGATCTGGCTGCGCTCTACGACCAGTTCCAGGAGGCGGGTTGCGAGATATACTCGGTTTCGACCGACACGCACTTCGTCCACAAGGCGTGGCACGACACGTCCGAGAACATCGCCAAGCTGCCGTTTCCCATGCTTGCCGATCCCACGCACAAACTTGCCGACATCTTCGATGTGTACATCGAGGAAGAGGGCGTTTCCGAGCGCGGCAGCTTCGTCGTGAACCCCGAGGGCAGGATCGTGTGCTATGAGGTGAATGCAGGTAACATCGGCCGCAATGCTGCAGAGCTTCTCCGTCGGGTGCAGGCGAGCCAGTATGTTGCCGAGCACGGCGATGCGGTGTGCCCCGCGCGTTGGATGCCAGGTGCCGAAGTGCTCCATCCGGGCATCGATCTGGTCGGGAAGCTGTAG
- a CDS encoding HigA family addiction module antitoxin: MLTTINAYVSHPGEILKEEFLEPLGISQYRLAKAIGKPQSAVSDIIHNRRSITPEMAYLIGKALGTTPEFWLRLQTTYQVKMLEQCDHPDVEALVREQ, translated from the coding sequence TTGTTGACTACCATTAACGCATATGTATCGCATCCCGGAGAAATTTTGAAAGAAGAGTTTCTCGAACCACTCGGCATTTCTCAGTACCGTCTTGCCAAAGCCATCGGCAAACCCCAGTCGGCCGTCTCGGACATTATCCACAACAGGCGCTCTATCACACCCGAGATGGCCTACCTCATCGGCAAGGCACTCGGGACCACCCCTGAGTTCTGGCTGCGACTTCAAACGACCTATCAGGTTAAAATGCTCGAACAATGCGACCATCCCGATGTCGAGGCTCTTGTTCGCGAGCAGTAA
- a CDS encoding phytoene desaturase family protein: protein MNKSESAAERANAVCEASGERASNNSRRSIAIVGAGIAGLAAGVYARQSGFNVTVYESHTVPGGASTSWKRKGYLFEGGMHWLTGSSPKTALNAVWTEIGALNPEVPIYVRDPFLAYEFEGRTIYLYRDVDRLEAHLLEVAPEDERAIRRLTKDVRKFMKVDMPISDIKGVKAAVPRKAGLGETLAMLPAMVRMPFYANQTARSFAERFSNPLLRTLFASMVGEDMSAVGLAFTLATLATGDGGYPLGGSLAMARRVADRLEQLGGRIEYRSLVERVVVRDGRATGVIVDGVERAFDAVIVTQDLRMAVDQLFDPPLAEGWAEHLRENVHPILDTFVSLGITADLSDVPENVGFPVDEPVFCGGQRHDALAFNNYAAYEGYAPAGCTAMTLFMNGDTYDWWAARKADGTYAVEKQKLAEAVIAAVSKKYPQIEGKVEVWDVATPLTYERYLRSYKGSWMSNMLPGEKMRSYPAKPEGVAGVYFAGQRLVAPGGLPTAVETARTAVQHLCKDEGAVFQGAQNSPRW from the coding sequence ATGAACAAAAGTGAGAGCGCAGCCGAGCGAGCGAATGCAGTATGCGAAGCATCGGGTGAGCGGGCATCCAACAACTCCCGAAGAAGCATCGCTATTGTGGGAGCCGGCATCGCGGGACTCGCGGCGGGGGTATACGCGCGTCAGAGCGGCTTCAATGTTACCGTCTACGAATCGCACACCGTTCCTGGCGGCGCGTCGACCAGCTGGAAACGCAAGGGCTACCTCTTCGAAGGCGGCATGCACTGGCTCACGGGGTCGTCGCCGAAGACGGCGCTCAACGCGGTGTGGACGGAGATCGGCGCGCTTAATCCGGAGGTTCCCATCTACGTGCGCGATCCCTTCCTCGCCTACGAGTTCGAGGGGCGGACCATCTATCTGTACCGTGACGTCGACCGCCTCGAGGCGCATTTGCTCGAGGTCGCGCCTGAGGACGAGCGTGCGATCCGGCGCCTCACCAAGGACGTGCGCAAGTTCATGAAGGTGGACATGCCCATCTCCGACATCAAGGGAGTGAAGGCGGCCGTGCCGCGCAAGGCGGGCCTGGGGGAGACGCTGGCCATGCTGCCGGCGATGGTGCGCATGCCCTTCTACGCGAACCAGACCGCCCGCTCGTTTGCGGAGCGCTTCTCCAACCCGCTTTTGCGCACCCTGTTCGCGAGCATGGTGGGCGAGGACATGAGCGCGGTGGGGCTCGCGTTCACGCTCGCGACGCTTGCCACGGGTGACGGCGGCTACCCTCTCGGCGGTTCGCTCGCCATGGCGCGGCGCGTCGCAGATCGGCTCGAGCAGCTGGGCGGCCGGATCGAATACCGCAGCCTCGTCGAACGTGTGGTAGTGAGGGACGGCCGCGCGACGGGCGTGATCGTGGACGGCGTGGAGCGGGCGTTCGACGCTGTCATCGTGACGCAGGATCTGCGCATGGCCGTCGACCAGCTGTTCGACCCGCCGCTCGCCGAAGGGTGGGCGGAGCATCTGCGCGAAAACGTGCACCCGATCCTCGACACGTTCGTGAGCCTCGGCATCACGGCCGACCTCTCCGATGTGCCCGAGAACGTCGGCTTCCCCGTGGACGAGCCCGTCTTCTGCGGAGGACAGCGCCACGACGCTCTCGCCTTCAACAACTATGCCGCCTACGAGGGCTACGCGCCTGCAGGCTGTACGGCCATGACGCTGTTCATGAACGGCGACACCTACGACTGGTGGGCCGCCCGCAAAGCCGACGGTACCTACGCCGTGGAGAAGCAAAAGCTCGCCGAAGCGGTGATCGCTGCGGTGTCGAAGAAGTACCCGCAGATCGAGGGCAAAGTGGAGGTGTGGGACGTGGCTACGCCGCTCACCTACGAGCGCTACCTGCGCTCGTACAAGGGTTCGTGGATGTCGAACATGCTCCCCGGCGAGAAGATGCGCAGCTACCCGGCGAAGCCCGAGGGTGTCGCGGGCGTCTACTTCGCCGGCCAGCGCCTTGTTGCCCCCGGCGGCCTGCCCACCGCGGTGGAGACCGCCCGCACCGCCGTCCAGCATCTGTGCAAGGACGAAGGCGCAGTGTTCCAGGGGGCGCAGAACTCGCCGAGGTGGTGA
- a CDS encoding ABC transporter permease, with protein MLNYMKSEGYRIVHGRELYLLTGILCAVVLAANMILYGMTFVDDTFPYATVKFSLSNLLGMLPLLFALAGLLVALLYADDRKNGTLKNAIVHGCSRTSVFVGKCIVSIAAGFVSMAIVMVVYLASAMLLLEGPAGEPASMLLTATVAALPSIVAAVVLAVGLDGFFPKTTAAIVAFVVIVFAIPQVLALIGLRIEPVAAFAQWLPGNIFGSEVNEVFTGGQLPWDKPFGWARCLLAGFLGLVLFAAIGLRRARKTEL; from the coding sequence ATGCTGAACTACATGAAAAGCGAAGGGTACCGCATCGTTCATGGTAGGGAGTTGTACCTGTTAACCGGCATCCTCTGCGCTGTCGTCCTTGCGGCCAACATGATTTTATACGGGATGACTTTCGTGGACGATACGTTTCCCTATGCGACCGTGAAGTTCTCGCTCAGCAACCTTCTGGGCATGCTTCCTTTGCTGTTCGCTTTGGCGGGGCTGCTGGTTGCGCTGCTGTACGCCGACGATCGTAAGAATGGCACGCTCAAAAACGCGATCGTGCACGGGTGCTCGCGTACGAGCGTGTTTGTGGGGAAGTGTATCGTTTCGATTGCCGCAGGATTCGTTTCGATGGCGATCGTGATGGTCGTGTACCTTGCGAGCGCTATGCTTTTGCTTGAGGGGCCTGCTGGTGAACCGGCCAGCATGCTGCTTACGGCAACGGTAGCGGCGTTGCCCTCGATTGTGGCTGCCGTAGTGCTTGCGGTGGGCTTAGACGGGTTCTTCCCGAAAACTACAGCCGCCATTGTGGCGTTCGTCGTCATCGTGTTTGCGATTCCTCAGGTGCTTGCGCTCATCGGATTGCGCATCGAACCCGTGGCGGCATTCGCGCAGTGGTTGCCGGGCAACATATTCGGTAGCGAAGTGAACGAAGTGTTCACCGGCGGGCAACTGCCATGGGATAAGCCCTTCGGGTGGGCACGGTGTTTGCTTGCAGGTTTCCTAGGGTTGGTGCTGTTTGCTGCTATTGGCTTGCGGCGGGCCCGAAAAACGGAACTGTAG
- a CDS encoding TetR/AcrR family transcriptional regulator, with product MNSMRQEQREQRREEILRAALRLFVRKGYAGTKVGDIAEAVGMSAGLMFHYFESKEALYEELIDLGVKGPMGMVDDRFEGDAIAFFEEAATSILAFLHEDPLMADMFVFMGNAFMDDAIPPRAKDLLAGLDVNTPTVEIIRRGQREGTIRPGDPMALSIAFWAAIQGIAEELAVYSDMPNPEPEWIVDIVRKR from the coding sequence ATGAACAGTATGCGTCAGGAGCAACGGGAGCAGCGCCGCGAGGAGATTCTCCGGGCTGCGCTGCGCCTGTTCGTGCGCAAGGGCTATGCGGGTACGAAAGTGGGCGACATCGCCGAGGCCGTAGGCATGAGCGCCGGACTTATGTTCCATTACTTCGAATCGAAGGAGGCGCTGTACGAGGAGCTGATTGATCTCGGCGTCAAGGGGCCGATGGGCATGGTGGACGACAGGTTCGAGGGCGATGCGATTGCATTCTTCGAAGAGGCTGCAACGAGCATCCTGGCCTTCTTGCACGAGGATCCCCTCATGGCCGATATGTTCGTGTTTATGGGAAACGCGTTCATGGACGATGCCATTCCCCCGCGTGCAAAGGATCTGCTCGCGGGGCTCGACGTGAACACGCCCACAGTCGAGATCATTCGCCGCGGCCAGCGTGAGGGCACTATCCGCCCAGGCGATCCGATGGCCCTCTCTATCGCGTTTTGGGCTGCTATCCAGGGTATCGCTGAAGAATTGGCCGTATATTCCGATATGCCGAACCCGGAGCCAGAATGGATCGTCGACATTGTGAGGAAGAGGTAG
- a CDS encoding type II toxin-antitoxin system RelE/ParE family toxin yields the protein MRFKDRDIEAFWFDCSRFKPRRVPSELRKTLYRKLQLLDAADASRCLNDLRTPPGNHLEHLGGDRLGQCSIRVNKQWRLCFTWTSSGIEGVELVDYH from the coding sequence ATGCGGTTCAAAGATCGCGATATCGAAGCTTTCTGGTTTGACTGTTCGAGATTCAAGCCGCGCCGTGTACCTTCGGAGCTACGAAAGACGCTTTACCGAAAGCTTCAGTTGCTTGATGCTGCCGATGCGTCAAGATGTCTGAACGACCTTCGCACACCTCCGGGCAATCACCTCGAGCACCTTGGTGGCGACCGCTTAGGACAGTGCAGTATACGAGTGAACAAGCAATGGCGTCTATGCTTCACATGGACGAGCAGCGGCATCGAAGGAGTTGAGCTTGTTGACTACCATTAA
- a CDS encoding sensor histidine kinase, whose protein sequence is MADVPMIVALVLALAVGGYFCLRYFLLKRSIRRADRELREIVEDLGENRIVKLAAPDGDLERLLGTVNRALGSIRREAVLYARHEAELKSQVERISHDLRTPLTSMLGYLALIDESGLDEGARESLAIVKRKSEMLMRLIGQFYDLSTVRSADFVLELTEVELGRLVRESVAAQYRLLDEAGLDVRLSLPEHAVVVLADRDSAERVIANLLHNAGKYAKGCLEVGLSEDTEERCVRMTFANDTQALDESEVARLFEPFYTVDGSRSQEQSGLGLAISRYLVEHMGGTIEAHVEQRDGRPWLRFEVVLCQAARPSR, encoded by the coding sequence ATGGCAGACGTGCCGATGATCGTTGCGCTTGTGCTGGCCCTTGCGGTCGGGGGGTACTTCTGCCTACGCTACTTCCTGTTGAAACGTTCGATACGGAGGGCCGATCGCGAATTGCGGGAGATCGTGGAAGATTTGGGCGAGAACCGCATCGTCAAGCTTGCGGCACCTGACGGCGATCTCGAGCGGCTGCTGGGCACCGTAAACCGAGCGCTCGGTTCCATCAGGCGCGAGGCGGTGCTCTACGCGCGACATGAAGCGGAGCTGAAATCCCAAGTTGAACGTATCAGCCACGACTTACGCACCCCGCTCACTTCAATGCTCGGCTATCTGGCGCTTATCGACGAGTCAGGTTTGGACGAGGGTGCCCGTGAATCGCTCGCCATCGTCAAGCGCAAGTCCGAAATGCTGATGCGTTTGATCGGCCAGTTCTACGATCTATCGACGGTGAGGAGCGCGGACTTCGTGCTCGAGCTGACCGAAGTGGAGCTTGGGAGGCTGGTGCGCGAATCGGTCGCCGCCCAATACCGCCTGTTAGACGAGGCGGGATTGGATGTACGTCTTTCCCTGCCGGAGCATGCGGTGGTTGTTCTAGCTGATAGAGATAGCGCTGAGCGGGTGATTGCGAACCTTTTGCATAATGCGGGGAAGTACGCGAAGGGTTGTCTCGAGGTGGGGCTATCCGAGGATACCGAAGAGAGATGCGTGCGAATGACCTTCGCCAATGATACCCAAGCGCTCGATGAGAGCGAGGTTGCCCGGCTGTTCGAGCCGTTCTACACGGTCGACGGGTCGCGCTCGCAGGAGCAATCGGGCCTCGGTCTTGCGATCTCGCGGTATCTCGTCGAGCACATGGGCGGTACGATCGAAGCGCACGTCGAGCAGCGCGACGGGCGGCCATGGCTCAGGTTCGAAGTTGTGCTTTGCCAAGCCGCCCGTCCTTCGCGCTGA
- a CDS encoding response regulator transcription factor → MTERSILVVEDDSDINALLATIMRRQGFEVVQAFSGTEGLLRVESGVFDLVLLDMLLPGMDGAAFIERLRTELASSVPVIVVSAKVGLADKIDALALGADDYVTKPFEPEEVVARVQAVLRRSCGTGRTAAAAEAGEVYSHRGLELNATTRRVALGAEDVVLTASEFDILLVLIKAPDKVFSRELLYELVWRNGYYGEDNAINVHVSNIRKKLAAVCPDEEFIKTVWGIGFKLV, encoded by the coding sequence GTGACAGAACGCAGCATTCTCGTTGTCGAGGACGATTCCGACATCAACGCCCTGCTCGCCACGATCATGCGGCGGCAGGGTTTCGAAGTCGTGCAGGCGTTTTCGGGAACCGAGGGTTTGCTACGCGTAGAAAGCGGCGTTTTCGACCTTGTGCTGCTCGATATGCTGCTGCCGGGTATGGACGGGGCTGCGTTCATCGAGCGGCTTCGAACCGAGCTCGCATCCAGTGTTCCCGTCATCGTCGTTTCTGCAAAGGTCGGGTTGGCCGACAAGATCGATGCGCTCGCTCTCGGGGCGGACGATTACGTGACGAAGCCGTTCGAGCCCGAGGAGGTTGTCGCACGGGTGCAAGCGGTCTTGCGACGAAGCTGCGGTACCGGGCGCACGGCGGCCGCTGCGGAAGCCGGCGAGGTGTATTCCCATCGGGGCTTGGAGTTAAACGCAACGACGCGCAGGGTAGCGCTCGGCGCCGAGGACGTTGTCCTCACGGCTTCCGAGTTCGATATCCTGCTTGTGCTCATCAAGGCGCCCGACAAGGTGTTTTCTCGCGAATTGCTCTACGAACTCGTATGGAGGAACGGCTACTATGGCGAAGACAACGCGATCAACGTGCATGTGAGCAACATTCGCAAGAAGCTTGCAGCAGTTTGTCCTGACGAGGAGTTCATCAAAACCGTATGGGGTATCGGGTTCAAGCTCGTATGA
- a CDS encoding amino acid ABC transporter ATP-binding protein, translating into MSEENANEIVVRIEDLHKSFGDNEVLRGIDLNVRRGEVVVILGPSGSGKSTMLRCVNLLERPTGGRIFFEDTEITAKKTDINAVRAKVGMVFQNFNLFPHLTAKKNVMIAQQKVLKRSKEEAERIAVDQLTKVGLGDRIEYKPSELSGGQQQRVAIARALAMDPHVMLFDEATSALDPELVRDVLGVMKELAQGGMTMMVVTHEMGFAREVADRVIFMDGGVIVEEGTPEAVFDNPQSDRTKDFLGHIS; encoded by the coding sequence ATGAGCGAAGAGAACGCCAACGAGATCGTCGTCCGCATCGAAGACTTGCACAAGAGCTTCGGCGACAACGAGGTTTTGCGGGGCATCGATCTGAACGTTCGCCGCGGTGAGGTGGTCGTCATCCTAGGGCCTTCGGGCTCGGGCAAATCGACGATGCTGCGCTGCGTGAACCTGCTGGAAAGGCCTACCGGTGGCCGCATCTTCTTCGAAGATACGGAGATTACCGCCAAGAAAACCGATATCAATGCCGTGCGCGCGAAAGTGGGCATGGTGTTTCAGAACTTCAATCTGTTCCCGCATCTCACGGCCAAGAAAAACGTCATGATCGCGCAGCAGAAGGTGCTGAAGCGCAGCAAGGAAGAGGCGGAACGTATAGCGGTCGACCAGCTGACCAAAGTGGGTCTCGGCGATCGCATCGAGTACAAACCCTCCGAGCTTTCAGGCGGTCAGCAGCAGCGTGTCGCCATCGCCCGAGCGCTTGCCATGGACCCGCATGTTATGTTGTTCGACGAGGCCACAAGTGCTCTCGACCCCGAACTTGTGCGCGACGTGCTCGGCGTTATGAAGGAGCTCGCCCAGGGCGGCATGACCATGATGGTGGTCACGCACGAAATGGGCTTTGCCCGCGAAGTGGCCGATCGCGTCATCTTTATGGACGGCGGCGTGATCGTGGAAGAAGGCACCCCCGAAGCGGTGTTCGATAATCCGCAATCGGATCGCACCAAGGATTTCCTCGGGCATATCTCGTAA